From Fibrobacter sp. UWB4, the proteins below share one genomic window:
- a CDS encoding M6 family metalloprotease domain-containing protein, whose protein sequence is MNLVRFVLPILFLAAYCFSNPARNVTFPLKQPDGTTVQVRQVGDEYFHFYETVDGYILQEDKLGFYAYAGADGKSSGIYARNAGARNQADKEFLSSLNEKSIYEKMLEDASRTEKYKLDAPMFSNSPIMRLPEVNRSITQGDVRVLVVLVEYADVKFKSADPKTQFNDFLNKEGYNEYYNIGSVRDYFIKSSNGVFRPTFDVYGPVTVSGTRASYSVESTSSLNSGAARMIIYEALDMLKDEIDFSLYDKDGNDWVDYIGLIYAGVGSNGSGVKEAIWPHSSSLDYTIELGNGKSGYRYACANEINVTAYYYDETTDIIEGIGTMAHEFSHALGLPDLYNTKYNDGWDRGTPSVWDVMDQGSHNCPDNEDYATDCAPPLYSAFERMSLNWLSSVELDFEGAVKLDKIEENVAYQITNKENPDEFFLLEYRTNKGWEYQLPNSGLLIWHIDYLPSVWRRLTPNNDRSHLRVDIVEAGPDFWPRESNSFPGSDNVTEFDQFVFWNGQNMNITLSDISESEDKEYVTFNVRIESSSSVESSSSENLSSSEMESSSSEEESSSSEMQISSSEEYSSSSETASSSSEEPLSSCAPESSSSEQSLSSSEVDSSSSDVESSSSEDVESSSSEGIVGVSSKILAQGIRVNAKNGAIYVYAPQQGRKVVRIFSPIGSLLLERAMDGSELVVNDKILGKMGLILSVSQENRALFTGMINTR, encoded by the coding sequence ATGAACCTTGTTCGGTTCGTATTGCCGATATTGTTTTTGGCTGCATACTGTTTTTCAAATCCAGCCCGTAACGTCACATTTCCGTTGAAACAGCCTGACGGAACAACGGTCCAGGTTCGCCAAGTGGGGGATGAGTATTTTCATTTTTATGAAACAGTGGACGGCTATATTTTGCAAGAAGATAAGCTTGGTTTTTACGCCTATGCTGGAGCTGATGGTAAATCTTCTGGAATCTACGCTCGAAATGCGGGGGCGCGCAATCAGGCCGACAAGGAATTCCTCTCAAGCCTTAATGAAAAATCGATTTATGAAAAAATGCTAGAAGATGCATCGCGTACTGAAAAATACAAGCTTGATGCACCTATGTTTTCTAATTCTCCAATAATGCGTTTACCTGAAGTAAATAGATCAATTACGCAGGGCGATGTCCGTGTACTTGTAGTTCTTGTCGAATATGCGGATGTGAAGTTTAAAAGTGCAGATCCTAAAACCCAGTTTAATGATTTCCTGAATAAGGAAGGGTATAATGAATATTATAATATTGGAAGTGTTAGGGATTACTTTATAAAAAGTTCCAATGGAGTGTTCCGCCCTACTTTTGATGTATATGGGCCTGTAACGGTTTCTGGAACGCGAGCTTCTTATAGTGTGGAATCTACTAGTAGTTTGAATTCCGGTGCGGCTAGAATGATTATATACGAAGCTTTGGATATGCTGAAAGATGAAATTGATTTTAGCTTGTATGATAAAGATGGCAATGATTGGGTCGATTATATCGGCTTGATCTATGCCGGTGTTGGATCTAATGGTTCGGGTGTAAAAGAAGCTATTTGGCCACATAGTAGTTCTTTAGATTATACCATAGAACTGGGTAATGGCAAAAGTGGTTATAGATATGCTTGTGCAAATGAAATAAATGTGACTGCGTATTACTACGATGAAACAACGGATATTATAGAGGGTATAGGCACAATGGCTCATGAATTTAGCCATGCTCTGGGACTGCCCGATTTGTACAATACCAAGTATAATGATGGTTGGGATCGTGGTACGCCGAGTGTATGGGATGTCATGGATCAAGGATCGCATAATTGCCCAGATAATGAAGACTATGCGACCGATTGTGCACCTCCGCTTTATTCCGCATTTGAACGCATGTCTTTGAATTGGCTTTCTTCGGTTGAACTTGATTTTGAAGGTGCTGTGAAACTGGATAAAATTGAGGAAAATGTAGCTTATCAGATTACTAATAAAGAAAATCCAGATGAATTCTTTTTGCTGGAATACCGAACGAATAAGGGATGGGAGTATCAATTGCCGAATTCAGGATTGTTGATTTGGCATATTGATTATCTACCTTCGGTTTGGAGAAGGCTTACTCCTAATAATGATAGAAGTCACTTGCGAGTGGACATTGTTGAGGCCGGTCCAGATTTTTGGCCTCGTGAATCGAACTCGTTCCCGGGAAGTGATAATGTAACTGAATTTGATCAGTTTGTTTTTTGGAATGGACAAAACATGAATATTACGCTTTCTGATATTAGTGAATCGGAGGATAAAGAGTATGTTACGTTTAATGTTCGCATAGAATCAAGTTCTTCTGTTGAGTCGTCGTCCTCTGAAAACTTGTCGAGTTCGGAAATGGAGTCTTCAAGCAGCGAAGAAGAATCTTCATCGTCCGAAATGCAAATTTCTAGTTCTGAGGAATATTCCTCTAGCTCAGAAACGGCTTCTTCTAGCTCCGAAGAGCCTTTGTCGAGCTGTGCTCCTGAATCGTCTTCGTCAGAACAGTCTCTGTCGAGTTCGGAAGTGGATTCTTCGAGTTCTGATGTGGAATCGTCTTCTTCTGAAGATGTAGAATCGAGTTCCAGCGAAGGCATTGTTGGCGTTTCTTCGAAGATTCTGGCTCAGGGAATTCGCGTGAATGCGAAAAATGGGGCTATTTATGTATATGCTCCGCAGCAAGGCCGAAAAGTGGTTAGAATCTTCTCGCCGATCGGTAGTTTGCTGCTCGAACGGGCGATGGATGGCTCCGAGCTTGTTGTAAACGACAAGATTCTTGGGAAAATGGGATTGATTTTGTCTGTAAGTCAAGAAAATAGGGCTTTATTTACGGGAATGATTAATACGC